TTTCATGCGCTTCGGCCTTGTGTTCGAACACGGTCCCGTACTGAATCACCACGTATTCCCCGTCCGGCTGCCCGGGCAGCGTGCGGGTAAAGACAGCATCCAGCGTCTTACGTGACTTCACCTTCCCCAACGGCCCACGCGCGGCTTGCAGATTCGCGGCCCAGTCTTCGGCCGAAATCGCCCGCTGAAATACCGGCGCGGCCTGATCCCAGCTTTGTTGCCCACGGTTGATGTCGGCAAGCCCCAACCACAGGTTGGCAGCTTCGAGCGCGGGGCGCACGTCGCGATTGATGTCGGCCGCCGGTGCCGTGCCGGCCTCGGCACCGCTCGCGGGCGTGGCGAACAAGGGCGGCTGCGCCGCACGGCGTCGCATCGGCTCTTGCTGCGCGTGCACCGACATGGCGCTGAGTCCGGTGGCCACGCCGAGGACAAGCGCCGTCGCACGCATCGCAGCGCGATGGCGGAAACGGACGGAAAGGCGGGAATGAAGGGATGCGTTGAATGGGGTCGTCGGCATTGACGAAAAATCCTCGAAGCAAAAATGACTGACCCGGTCATTCTACTGGCGTCGCCCTCAATGGAATGTAACGCGCGTCGCGGCGTACATTACAATGCTCAACACATGCCAGCCCCCACGCATTGGCCATTGCCATGTTGACGACGTCCCTGCTCGCGATCACCTCACTGCTCAGCTTCATGATGTTGCTGATCGTGGGTTCCCTGCTACGCTCACGCGTGGCCGGGGTTCGGGAATGGTCCCTCGCCAATGTCGCCGTTCTGGTCGCGCTGCCGCTGTTCGCATTGCGCGGCGTCGTTCCCGATTTCCTGTCGATCCCCGTTGCGAACCTGACGCTGTCGGGCGGCTTGCTGCTCTACTTCGCCGGATGCGCGCGCTTTCTCGGCCGGCGGCCGCACTGGCCCGCGCTGGGGGCGTCGCTCGGCGTACTCACGGCGGCGATCCTGTTTTTCTACTACGGTATCGACAACCCACAGCTGCGCGTGGTGATCGTCTCGGCGTATCACGCGATCTGGCTGCTGGCGGTGTCGGTGCTGATCCTGCGTCACGTGCCGCCGCGCCGTCAGCGCTACAACTACTGGCTGACGGCCGCCATGGCAGCGGCGTTCTCTGTCGCACACATCGTGCGGGGCGCGATCTTCGGATGGACGCCCGCGCCCGGTCCGGAAGTGTTCGCACCCACGCTGTTCAACACCATCATGCTCATCATCGGTACGATCGTGATGCCCGCGATGACGATGGGCGCCGTGCTGATGATTCACGATGCGATGCTCGCCACGGCAGAAGAAGCGGCCAACCGCGACTATCTGACGGGCGCGCTCTCACGCAAGCATTTCGATCTGCTCGCGCGTCAGGAGATGGTGCGTGCAGTGGCGCGCGGCTGGCCGCTGTCCATCGTCGTCATCGATCTGGATCACTTCAAGTCGATCAACGACACCCACGGCCATGCGGGTGGCGACACGGTGTTGCGTGAGTTCGTGAAACTGGTGCGCGACAGTCTGCGCGAGGGCGATGTCTTCGGGCGGCTCGGCGGCGAGGAGTTCGCGGTGCTGTTGCCCGGCACCGACACAGCGGGGGCCATTCGCATTGCCGAGCGCCTGCGCACGCAGGCGAGCCGTCATCTGGTGGCGGGGCCCTTCGGGGTGTGCCACTACACGCTGAGCGGCGGCGTGGCGACATGGGTCGAACGCGAAAGCCTCGAAGCCCTGTGCATGCGCGCCGACCGGGCGCTGTACGCCGCGAAAATCTCGGGGCGCAATCTCGTGCTCTCCGATGTGCTGCCCAGCGACGAGACGGCGTCCGAAGCGGGTTGACGGCGCCCGCGCGGCGACGATGCGGGAGACGCGCCGCCGCCGCGCGGGCAAGGCGCAAACAGGTTCAGGCAAGCTCAGGGAAAAACTCACTGCGCATACGCGCTACGTAAGCTGTCAGATTCGGGTGTTGCTCGATCTCGTCGCGCAGCGGCATATGAAACGCTGGCGTCAGCGCGCCTGAGATAAAGGCGAACGCGGTGGCATCGGCACCGCACGGCGTGTCGCCGAAGAAGTAAGGCTTGTCGCCCAGCATCTGCGCCGCCGCCTGCGCACCGCGCGCCAGTATCCGCGTCGCTTCCTCCGGCTTGTAACGCCCGGTGCCCTGCCCGTGCAGCGTGTTGCGGATCTTGCGACGGATCATCGCCTGCGCGAGCGGACGCACCGGCCACGGAATCGAACGGAAGAACGACGCAGGCCCTTTGGCGAAGTTCGCGTCGTCGCACCAGCGTGCCTGCACGACATACCAGTAGAAGTGATCTTCCAGCGCCTTCTCGAACATCCACGCCGCGCCGCGCTGCTCCGGCGTCAGACGCCTGTCGAAGTCGACCCCGTACTTCTGCTCGATGTGCATCCGGATCAGCGTCGAGTCGGCGACGATCTCGCCATCGTCCTCGATATAGGGCAGCTTGCCCTTCGGCGCACGCCGAAAACCGCCACGATCGGTGCGGTACGGCACCCCGGCGAGCTTGAGCAGCATCTCCGCCTTGACGACG
The Pandoraea oxalativorans genome window above contains:
- a CDS encoding DUF4019 domain-containing protein, yielding MPTTPFNASLHSRLSVRFRHRAAMRATALVLGVATGLSAMSVHAQQEPMRRRAAQPPLFATPASGAEAGTAPAADINRDVRPALEAANLWLGLADINRGQQSWDQAAPVFQRAISAEDWAANLQAARGPLGKVKSRKTLDAVFTRTLPGQPDGEYVVIQYGTVFEHKAEAHEMVTMVFGPDGRWRVAGYLVR
- a CDS encoding glutathione S-transferase C-terminal domain-containing protein, which produces MLTLQTFGPAFGLPDASPFVVKAEMLLKLAGVPYRTDRGGFRRAPKGKLPYIEDDGEIVADSTLIRMHIEQKYGVDFDRRLTPEQRGAAWMFEKALEDHFYWYVVQARWCDDANFAKGPASFFRSIPWPVRPLAQAMIRRKIRNTLHGQGTGRYKPEEATRILARGAQAAAQMLGDKPYFFGDTPCGADATAFAFISGALTPAFHMPLRDEIEQHPNLTAYVARMRSEFFPELA
- a CDS encoding GGDEF domain-containing protein, with the translated sequence MLTTSLLAITSLLSFMMLLIVGSLLRSRVAGVREWSLANVAVLVALPLFALRGVVPDFLSIPVANLTLSGGLLLYFAGCARFLGRRPHWPALGASLGVLTAAILFFYYGIDNPQLRVVIVSAYHAIWLLAVSVLILRHVPPRRQRYNYWLTAAMAAAFSVAHIVRGAIFGWTPAPGPEVFAPTLFNTIMLIIGTIVMPAMTMGAVLMIHDAMLATAEEAANRDYLTGALSRKHFDLLARQEMVRAVARGWPLSIVVIDLDHFKSINDTHGHAGGDTVLREFVKLVRDSLREGDVFGRLGGEEFAVLLPGTDTAGAIRIAERLRTQASRHLVAGPFGVCHYTLSGGVATWVERESLEALCMRADRALYAAKISGRNLVLSDVLPSDETASEAG